From a single Nitrospiraceae bacterium genomic region:
- a CDS encoding integrase core domain-containing protein yields LVERWRQTYNRIRPHSALGYRPPAPEAIAPRCA; encoded by the coding sequence GCTCGTGGAGCGCTGGCGGCAGACCTACAACCGGATTCGGCCCCACAGCGCCCTGGGCTATCGTCCGCCGGCACCGGAAGCCATCGCGCCACGGTGCGCGTGA